The genomic window CCGGCGGCGACCTGAACGGCGACCTCTACGGCGACATCATCATCGCCAACGCCCAGGGCAAGCCCGCGGTCCGGGCCTACTCCGGCCGGGACGGTGCCGCCATCGCCGAGTTCTCGCCGCTGGGCCGGGGGGGACGCGGCGGCGTCTCCGTGGCGGCCGCCGACGTCGACGGCTCGGGGCGCATCCGGATCGTGACCGCCGCCGGGGCCGGCTCGGCGCCCCGGGTGCAGGTCTGGGGCTGGGACCTGTTCACCCCGATCGGCCGGCCGCCGGCCGACCCGTCGCGGCTGGGGGCCCCCCGGCTCGTCACCGAGTTCCTGGCCGGCCCGAAGTCCGCCCGGGGCGGGCTGAGCGTCGCGGCCGGATACTACGACGCGGCGTCCGGCGGCTTCCCGCGGATCATCACCGCCTCGCGGGGCTCCGACTCGACCGTGACCGTATGGAAGATGGACACCCACATGGACGCGATGGCGATGGCCATGGCCGACGACTCCGGGGCCATGTCCGCGGCCCCCATGGCGACGGACATGGCGGCCGGGATGCCGCAACCCCGGGTGCTGGCCCGGTTCCGGGTGCCGGGCCATCCGGGCTCCCGGAAGGGCCTCGCGGTCGGCTCGATCAACACGCCGACCGGCAGCCTGGTGACCGTCGCCCCGGACGCCAAGGGGCCCGGGATGGTCCAGTTCTTCGGCCCCGACTCCGCGGGCATGCCCTCGCTCGTCGGCAACGTCCGGCTGGATGGGCGGGGGCGGGGCGTGCGCCTGGGAGGGAGCTGACGCCCTCCGATCGGGGCCGGCGTACGCCCTCCCGAGCGAGGGGCGGTGATCGCCGGCCCCGGAGCGCCCGACGGCCAGGCCACCGCATCCTCCGGACGGTCCTTGTTCGATCCGCGCCTCGGGGCTACTCTGGGTGGACGAAGGGGCCCGAGACGCCGATCCGCCGGCGGGGCGGCATGGAAGGGCGCAAGGCCATGACGATGGGCAGGCCCCTCCTCGAGCGCACTCGGCTGATCGTCGAACACATCCTCTCCGAGATGGCCGCCGGCATGACCGACGCCGAGATCCTCGACGACAACGACGACGACACGCTGCGCCCCCGGAGCATCCGCACCACGATCCTCCGTACCTCGACGGGACGTCCGGAGAAACGGAACCGGACATCATGACGACCTCGATCGACCAGGTCCTCGACCGCATCCCGGCCTGGTCGGGCCGGTCGCCGGTGGCCACGCCGCTCGCCGGGGGCCTGACGAACCGGATCTACCGCGTGGACGTGGCGGGCGCGTCCTACGTCGTCCGGATCCCGGGCGAGGACACGCACCTGCTGGCGATCGATCGCGGCAACGAGCTCCACAACACGAGGGCCGCGGCGGAGACGGGCATCTCCCCTCGCGTCGTCCACCACATCCCCGACCTGGACGTGCTGGTCCTCGAGTACATCGACGCCGAGACGATGACCGCCGCGACGATGCACCGCCCCGGGAGGCCCGCCCAGCTCGCCGGTGCGCTGAGGCGGCTCCACGCGGGGCCCCGCTTCCGGGACGACTTCGACATGTTCCGGATCACGCGGCGGTACCTTCACATCTGCCGGGAGCGGCGCATCCGCATCCCGGACGACTATCTCGACGCCCTGCCCCACGTCGCCCGGATCGAGGCCGCCTTCGCCCGCCGCCCGTTGCCGACGGTCCCCTGCCACAACGACCTCCTGGCGGCGAACATCCTGGACGACGGCCGGCGGCTCTGGCTGATCGACTTCGAATACAGCGGCAACAACGACCCGACCTTCGAGCTGGGCAACACCTGCCAGGAGCTCGGCTACGACGAGCCCCGGATCGCCGAGCTGTGCGCCTCGTACTTCGGCGAGCCCCAGCCCGAGATGCTCGCGCGGATGCGCCTGAACATGGTCCTGTCCGACATCGGCTGGACCCTCTGGTCCGCCATCCAGGCCGCCGTCTCCGCCATCGAGTTCGACTTCTGGTCCTGGGTCGACGAGCGCTGGGACCGCGCCCGCGCCGCGGTCGATTCGGCCGACTTCGCGAGGTGGCTCCAGACGCTCGAGGCCGCGGGGGCCATCGAGTCGCCCCGGCCCTCCCCCGTCGCCGGCCCTTCGACTCGCGGCGATGGGATTGAGGCGCCCCGGCTGTAACGCGAGGCCGGCGGAAGCCTCCCGGGCGTTCGCGTTCGGCGTGGCCCCGATCAGGCGATCCGCGGGACGAGGTCGCCGCCCGCCGTGGGCGGGGGCAATGGGCGTCCTTCCTGGCGCGCGATCTCGAGCCATTCCTCGACGATCTCGCAGAGCTCCCTGTAGACCTCGACCTCGTCCGTCCCGTGGCAGCACGGGCCGATGATCCCGGGGCACTGGCCGACGAAGACGCCGTCTTCTTCCGACCACTCGACAATCTTGATGTACCGGGCGGAATCCGTCACGCTTCGGCCTCCTCGATCACCCTGCAGACCTCCTTCTCCTGATACGGCTTGGCATCGTCTCCGGTCTGGCCGAAGATCGTGATCCGAATCCCCCGCGCGTGCTGGAAGTTGCGATGCTGCCCTTGCCGCCACGGCCGACGAATCCCGCCCGGATGCGATCCCTGATCAGGTCCCGCACCTTCCGCGGCATGAATGCGATGTCTTCCTCGAGGCCAGGCGCCCCCGAAACCATTCCAGCCGAAGACTCATCCCCGTCCATCATCCCGGTTCGCCCGCGACCCTTCAATCCCGGCACGCCCCATCGGAGCCGCGGCCTATGCCCTCGCGGCGCACGCCTCGCTTCGCATCGAAATGCGGGAGGATGCCCGCAAGACGTGTATGACGCCGAACTGACCGCGGAGCCCGATGGCGCCGGCGGCCTCATTCCTCCGCGGGGAAGATGACCTTCCAGTCCCGCCTCATGTCCACGACGGTCCAGCCGCGGGCCGGGGCCTCGTCCAGGGCCCGGGCCAGCCGGCCGACGAGGGAGTCGCGGTCGTAGGCGTACTCGCGGTCGGCGTCGGTGTGGTGGACGATCAGGCCGAGCCGACGGCCCGGCCCCGCGGTGACGTAGCGGAGCATCTCGTAGTCGCCGTCGGAGTTGCCGAAGGCGGCGAGCGGGCGCCTGCCGATGGCCCTGCCGATGCCGACGGGTTTGCCGGCGTGGTCGTCCACGAAATCGACCTCGGGCAGCCGCATGAGGACCGGGGTGTCGCCCCGTAG from Aquisphaera giovannonii includes these protein-coding regions:
- a CDS encoding DUF433 domain-containing protein, encoding MEGRKAMTMGRPLLERTRLIVEHILSEMAAGMTDAEILDDNDDDTLRPRSIRTTILRTSTGRPEKRNRTS
- a CDS encoding choline/ethanolamine kinase family protein, translated to MTTSIDQVLDRIPAWSGRSPVATPLAGGLTNRIYRVDVAGASYVVRIPGEDTHLLAIDRGNELHNTRAAAETGISPRVVHHIPDLDVLVLEYIDAETMTAATMHRPGRPAQLAGALRRLHAGPRFRDDFDMFRITRRYLHICRERRIRIPDDYLDALPHVARIEAAFARRPLPTVPCHNDLLAANILDDGRRLWLIDFEYSGNNDPTFELGNTCQELGYDEPRIAELCASYFGEPQPEMLARMRLNMVLSDIGWTLWSAIQAAVSAIEFDFWSWVDERWDRARAAVDSADFARWLQTLEAAGAIESPRPSPVAGPSTRGDGIEAPRL